In a genomic window of Hyphomonas sp.:
- a CDS encoding YHS domain-containing (seleno)protein: MLALAVSGLPLIAAAPAARAEPPIYTGVFSNTALQGHDPVAYFTEGKPVKGDEAFTTEYMGVEFRFASAANRDAFLADPQAYAPQYGGYCAWAMADGKHAKGDARHWRIVDGKLYLNYNKSIQKKWDADIPGFIERADTEWSDINK, from the coding sequence ATGCTTGCTTTGGCCGTGTCCGGCCTGCCCCTGATCGCGGCCGCCCCTGCCGCCCGGGCTGAACCGCCGATCTATACGGGTGTGTTTTCCAACACCGCCCTTCAGGGGCATGATCCGGTTGCCTATTTCACCGAGGGCAAACCGGTGAAAGGCGATGAGGCCTTCACGACCGAATACATGGGCGTGGAGTTCAGGTTTGCGAGCGCGGCCAATCGCGATGCATTTCTGGCGGACCCTCAGGCCTATGCGCCGCAATATGGCGGATATTGCGCCTGGGCCATGGCGGACGGCAAGCATGCAAAGGGAGACGCGCGCCATTGGAGAATTGTCGATGGCAAGCTGTATCTGAACTACAACAAAAGCATCCAGAAGAAGTGGGACGCAGACATTCCCGGCTTCATTGAACGTGCCGATACCGAATGGTCCGACATCAACAAATAG